Proteins found in one Pseudoxanthomonas sp. SL93 genomic segment:
- a CDS encoding AAA family ATPase — MFEFRSLEVVHWDYWQRYQLPLDASIITVVGPNGSGKTTLLDALRTLLAIDDRDMARDYKTYLRHNGKPYAWLRAVVSNPVDRRGKRAFFPCMDEQVTIACRIRKRGGDWSRDYQIVPGDVPVETLDQGGDWLGVRDYRVRMAGAGLSRAICRVLTLEQGATDKLCQLSPRELLQLVFDVFEDKAVLDDYQRARNEQFDVEKEIGQLQQGLAELHLRLESSRADVRSFEEGLALRSQRNRLQTEVAPKVELAEQRAAIDGARPRLTGLRRALRERVHAHAHLQSQEAGAVLRRSELQAELTQAKAQLREAEAVFTHARDHARDAEMLVKRRDDLARLQAQRGDADVEALSRRVEEGRRRQAELKLDAERDRQRGSEIAAQLAALSGGGRLVEPFERDFRAALDGAGIGHRVLTELVEIADPAWSVALEAVLAPYRHLVVLDAPKDARAAWQLGEQMHYRHFVVAERAPVEKATKGSLLEVVRFSADPPAWLPRQLDRIQRVADIDAGHRLPKGQDWITAQGYLREHRGGRHIGGGQAHFGAGARQARLAALRDEQAAIQQRAQARESELSGLGKRVDGDQSRLLGLDAGQELVTRASEFADAAERLAGLAEAAQQAASALAQARSQLDAVEALDKAESIAAATRAGELRSLAGELHERGLQIAQERQSLVQRIVEFRRRRAQMPREWRSVETLRAAREEYESAAAVRRELERIDERLSRGAFVEDDGCVSLRDKFAADHDGLEAAIGKREAHLHRAKRITEEARGAYINVLRATVRRYRKNLSSLGDLAGIGVDVEMPELVNEDTALAQAGLTVRFDFDRKGWIGLDDGEASGGQQVMKSLLLLVALLRDEDQPGGFVFIDEPFAHLDVANIEKVGRFLRSTDAQYILTTPITHNLNVFEPSDLVLATSKRRAASTWAEPVAVLKRDRSGEAAAA, encoded by the coding sequence ATGTTTGAGTTCCGCAGCCTGGAGGTCGTCCACTGGGATTACTGGCAGCGCTACCAGCTGCCGCTGGATGCATCCATCATCACCGTGGTCGGCCCCAACGGGTCCGGCAAGACCACGCTGCTCGACGCGCTGCGCACCTTGCTGGCGATCGACGACCGCGACATGGCGCGCGACTACAAGACCTACCTGCGCCACAACGGCAAGCCGTATGCCTGGCTGCGCGCGGTGGTCAGCAATCCGGTGGACCGTCGTGGCAAGCGCGCGTTCTTCCCCTGCATGGATGAGCAGGTGACCATCGCCTGCCGCATCCGCAAGCGCGGCGGCGACTGGTCGCGCGACTACCAGATCGTCCCCGGTGACGTGCCGGTGGAGACGCTCGACCAGGGCGGTGACTGGCTGGGCGTGCGCGACTACCGCGTGCGCATGGCCGGTGCAGGCCTGAGCCGCGCGATCTGCCGCGTGCTGACGCTGGAGCAGGGTGCGACGGACAAGCTGTGCCAGCTGTCGCCGCGCGAACTGCTCCAGTTGGTCTTCGACGTGTTCGAGGACAAGGCCGTGCTGGACGATTACCAGCGTGCCCGCAACGAGCAGTTCGACGTGGAGAAGGAGATCGGCCAGCTGCAACAGGGCCTGGCGGAGCTGCACCTGCGGCTGGAGTCGTCGCGGGCCGACGTGCGTTCCTTCGAGGAAGGCCTGGCGCTCCGCAGCCAGCGCAACCGACTGCAGACCGAAGTCGCGCCGAAGGTGGAACTGGCGGAACAGCGCGCGGCCATCGACGGTGCGCGGCCGCGCCTGACAGGGCTGCGTCGCGCTCTGCGCGAGCGCGTCCACGCACATGCCCACCTGCAGTCGCAGGAAGCCGGCGCCGTCTTGCGCCGCAGCGAACTGCAGGCCGAACTGACACAGGCCAAGGCGCAGTTGCGCGAGGCCGAAGCCGTGTTCACCCATGCGCGCGACCATGCGCGCGACGCCGAGATGCTGGTCAAGCGCCGCGACGACCTGGCACGGCTGCAGGCGCAACGGGGTGACGCCGACGTGGAAGCCCTGAGCCGTCGCGTGGAGGAAGGCCGTCGCCGCCAGGCCGAACTGAAACTGGACGCCGAACGCGATCGCCAGCGTGGCAGTGAAATCGCCGCGCAGCTGGCCGCCCTCAGTGGTGGCGGGCGCCTGGTCGAGCCGTTCGAGCGCGATTTCCGCGCGGCACTCGACGGGGCGGGCATCGGTCATCGCGTGCTGACCGAACTGGTCGAGATCGCCGACCCGGCGTGGTCGGTGGCCCTGGAGGCGGTGCTGGCGCCGTATCGTCATCTGGTCGTGCTGGACGCGCCGAAGGATGCGCGCGCGGCGTGGCAGCTCGGGGAACAGATGCACTACCGCCACTTCGTGGTGGCGGAGCGTGCGCCGGTGGAAAAAGCCACCAAGGGCTCGCTGCTTGAGGTCGTGCGCTTCTCCGCGGATCCGCCTGCGTGGTTGCCGCGCCAGCTGGACCGCATCCAGCGCGTCGCCGACATCGACGCCGGACATCGCCTGCCCAAGGGGCAGGACTGGATCACCGCCCAGGGCTACCTGCGCGAGCATCGTGGCGGGCGCCACATCGGTGGTGGCCAGGCGCACTTCGGTGCCGGCGCACGCCAGGCGCGCCTCGCCGCGTTGCGCGACGAACAGGCCGCGATCCAGCAACGCGCGCAGGCGCGCGAATCGGAGCTTTCCGGACTGGGCAAGCGCGTGGACGGCGACCAGAGCCGCCTGTTGGGCCTGGATGCGGGTCAGGAACTGGTCACCCGCGCTTCGGAATTCGCCGATGCGGCCGAACGCCTCGCCGGCTTGGCGGAAGCCGCGCAGCAGGCGGCGTCGGCGCTGGCGCAGGCACGCAGCCAGCTGGATGCTGTCGAGGCGCTGGACAAGGCCGAAAGCATCGCGGCCGCCACCCGCGCAGGCGAACTGCGTTCGCTGGCGGGCGAACTGCACGAGCGTGGCCTGCAGATCGCACAGGAGCGACAGTCACTGGTGCAGCGCATCGTCGAGTTCCGCCGTCGTCGTGCGCAGATGCCGCGCGAGTGGAGAAGCGTGGAAACCCTGCGCGCCGCACGGGAGGAGTACGAGAGCGCGGCCGCCGTGCGGCGGGAACTCGAGCGCATCGACGAACGGTTGTCGCGTGGCGCGTTCGTCGAGGACGACGGCTGCGTGTCGTTGCGCGACAAGTTCGCCGCCGACCACGACGGGCTTGAAGCGGCCATCGGCAAGCGCGAGGCACACCTGCACCGCGCCAAGCGCATCACCGAGGAAGCGCGTGGCGCGTACATCAATGTGCTGCGCGCCACCGTGCGCCGCTACCGCAAGAACCTGTCCTCGCTGGGTGATCTGGCGGGCATCGGCGTGGACGTCGAGATGCCGGAACTGGTGAACGAGGACACGGCGCTGGCGCAGGCGGGTCTGACCGTGCGCTTCGATTTCGACCGCAAGGGCTGGATCGGGCTGGACGACGGCGAGGCATCGGGCGGTCAGCAGGTGATGAAGTCGTTGTTGCTGCTTGTCGCGCTGCTGCGCGACGAGGACCAGCCGGGCGGCTTCGTGTTCATCGACGAACCGTTCGCCCACCTGGACGTGGCCAACATCGAAAAGGTCGGCCGCTTCCTGCGTTCCACCGATGCGCAGTACATCCTGACCACGCCGATCACGCACAACCTCAATGTGTTCGAACCGTCCGACCTGGTGCTGGCGACGAGCAAGCGCCGCGCCGCCAGCACGTGGGCCGAGCCGGTGGCCGTGCTGAAGCGCGACCGCAGCGGGGAGGCTGCAGCCGCGTAG